In a genomic window of Roseiflexus castenholzii DSM 13941:
- a CDS encoding L,D-transpeptidase, translated as MRHTARLTVLALLIAGLFSSSMAIPLYAQAAALYFLRTGHHLTDEHGFLSFWRSHDGPRTLGFPVTEVLMIEGIGPAQYFEKGRLERVAAADGAPIVRTGAVAAEYVAALYRTFPPRPDRPPVDGELFFGETGYSVREPFIGFWQASGGVDFFGMPISEPVWEQTAGGYRHVQYFERARLERVPASAGTTDDIQVADLGRALAELRGLNIAPVPNRGFETFGPPAPAAPDVAPLNGAPAASAPLPMQPATPRATATPRSPAPPPASRALTATTRAAKRIVVNLSKQWLYAYEDDRLVFDAPVATGRDGMNTPTGAFQIYAKLPMQTMDGVTEGKYWVVPNVPHVMYFYGGVALHGTYWHNLFGTGARPSHGCVNLPLKSAAWLYEWAPIGTPVRVTY; from the coding sequence ATGCGCCATACTGCACGCCTGACCGTTCTTGCGCTGCTGATCGCCGGACTCTTCTCCTCATCGATGGCGATTCCCCTCTACGCACAGGCGGCGGCGCTCTATTTCCTGCGCACCGGGCACCATCTCACCGATGAGCACGGTTTCTTGAGTTTCTGGCGCAGCCACGACGGACCGCGCACGCTCGGCTTCCCCGTCACCGAAGTATTGATGATCGAAGGGATTGGACCGGCGCAGTACTTCGAGAAGGGTCGCCTGGAGCGCGTCGCTGCCGCCGATGGCGCGCCAATTGTGCGCACCGGTGCTGTCGCCGCCGAATATGTCGCGGCGCTCTACCGCACCTTCCCGCCGCGCCCGGATCGTCCGCCGGTCGATGGCGAACTGTTCTTCGGCGAAACCGGATACAGCGTTCGGGAGCCGTTCATCGGCTTCTGGCAGGCATCGGGTGGCGTCGATTTCTTCGGTATGCCGATCAGCGAACCGGTGTGGGAGCAGACCGCCGGAGGATACCGGCATGTGCAGTATTTTGAGCGCGCCCGGTTGGAGCGCGTTCCGGCGAGTGCAGGAACGACCGACGACATTCAGGTTGCTGATCTGGGGCGCGCGTTGGCGGAACTGCGCGGGCTGAACATTGCTCCTGTGCCCAACCGCGGATTCGAGACGTTCGGACCGCCTGCGCCTGCTGCACCCGATGTTGCGCCGCTTAACGGTGCGCCTGCTGCTTCAGCGCCGCTGCCAATGCAACCTGCGACGCCTCGCGCAACTGCAACACCGCGTTCACCAGCGCCGCCTCCGGCGAGCCGCGCTCTAACCGCCACAACACGCGCCGCAAAGCGGATTGTCGTCAATCTATCGAAACAGTGGCTCTACGCCTACGAAGATGACCGCCTCGTCTTCGATGCGCCGGTGGCCACCGGGCGCGATGGGATGAACACGCCAACCGGCGCATTCCAGATTTACGCCAAACTGCCGATGCAAACCATGGATGGCGTCACCGAAGGCAAATATTGGGTTGTACCGAATGTCCCGCACGTCATGTACTTCTACGGCGGCGTCGCTCTGCACGGCACCTACTGGCACAACCTCTTCGGCACCGGCGCGCGCCCATCGCATGGCTGCGTAAACCTGCCGCTGAAATCGGCAGCGTGGCTGTACGAATGGGCGCCCATCGGCACGCCGGTGCGCGTGACCTACTGA
- a CDS encoding hydantoinase/oxoprolinase family protein has protein sequence MSYRIGVDVGGTFTDLMLFDEESGRYWRHKTPSTPHDPSEAVLAGIAAICQQAGIDPSQVAQIMHGTTVATNVILEGKGARVGLITTEGFKQILHLARSQTPGPLAGWMIMIKPEPPATLADTREVSERMSARGEVVRPLDEAQAEAVIRELVDSGIESLTISLINSYANPDHERRLKAIAQHVAPHLPVTISYDVLPEFREYERTLTATMNAYVKPKVKTYVHNLDQHLCQQGVQAKLNILRSDAGLMTAETTEENPVYTLLSGPSGGVAGALHIAIRAGYPNILTFDMGGTSTDVSLCMGEPNIARETVLGYFPVKVPSVDVRSVGAGGGSIAHVPTLTRALRVGPQSAGAVPGPACYGKGGTEPTVTDANLVCGYLPPRILGGAMQLDVAAAKAAIQKIADATGLGLMEAAEGILRIVNENMFGALRLVSVQRGFDPRQFALMAFGGAGPLHGNALAELLGCYPVIVPPAPGLLCALGDLSADYRDEFARTYIRTVDRVEQEEMVGMLRELGREARAMLTEEAIPLARQEIRYFVDMRYYRQGYEMPIAISETEFEGDLIPLLVQRFNELHDRTYGFMLDSNVEIVNLRAVGIGHVTKVELPEAEPGDPDASVAYTGDHQIYRHGEWITAKLYDRGKLRPGMQIEGPAVITEVDSTTVVLPHHTATVDRYFNLLINRS, from the coding sequence ATGAGTTACCGTATTGGAGTCGACGTCGGCGGTACCTTCACCGACCTCATGCTCTTCGACGAGGAGAGCGGGCGCTACTGGCGCCACAAGACCCCTTCTACACCACATGATCCGTCAGAGGCAGTGCTGGCCGGTATCGCGGCCATCTGCCAACAGGCCGGGATTGACCCCTCGCAAGTAGCCCAGATTATGCATGGTACGACCGTCGCGACGAACGTCATTCTTGAGGGCAAGGGAGCGCGCGTCGGTCTGATCACGACCGAAGGCTTCAAGCAAATTTTGCACCTTGCCCGCTCGCAGACGCCGGGGCCGTTGGCAGGCTGGATGATTATGATCAAGCCGGAACCACCGGCAACGCTGGCCGATACCCGCGAGGTATCCGAGCGCATGAGCGCACGCGGCGAGGTGGTGCGCCCGCTCGATGAGGCCCAAGCTGAAGCGGTTATTCGCGAGCTGGTCGATTCGGGGATCGAGTCGCTGACGATTTCGCTGATCAATTCGTATGCCAACCCCGACCACGAGCGCCGCCTCAAGGCGATCGCTCAGCACGTTGCTCCTCATCTGCCGGTGACAATTTCATACGATGTGTTGCCGGAGTTCCGCGAGTATGAGCGCACCCTCACCGCAACTATGAACGCTTATGTCAAACCAAAGGTCAAAACCTACGTTCACAACCTCGATCAGCACTTGTGCCAGCAAGGGGTGCAAGCCAAACTCAACATTCTCCGCTCGGACGCCGGCCTGATGACCGCCGAGACGACCGAGGAGAACCCGGTCTACACGCTGCTCTCCGGCCCGTCGGGCGGCGTGGCCGGCGCGTTGCACATCGCCATCCGTGCCGGGTATCCCAATATCTTGACCTTCGATATGGGTGGCACCTCAACCGATGTCTCGCTCTGTATGGGTGAACCGAACATTGCCCGTGAGACGGTGCTCGGCTATTTCCCGGTAAAAGTGCCCTCGGTTGATGTGCGCTCGGTTGGCGCCGGCGGCGGCTCCATAGCCCACGTGCCTACCCTCACTCGCGCCCTCCGAGTCGGCCCGCAAAGCGCCGGAGCAGTGCCCGGCCCGGCCTGCTATGGCAAAGGCGGTACCGAACCGACCGTTACCGATGCTAATCTGGTCTGCGGCTACCTACCGCCGCGAATACTCGGCGGAGCGATGCAGCTCGATGTGGCTGCCGCTAAAGCGGCGATACAGAAGATCGCCGATGCTACCGGTCTTGGTCTGATGGAGGCTGCTGAAGGCATTTTACGCATCGTTAACGAGAATATGTTCGGCGCACTCCGGTTGGTCAGCGTGCAACGCGGTTTCGACCCGCGTCAGTTTGCGTTGATGGCCTTCGGCGGAGCCGGCCCACTGCACGGCAATGCGCTGGCCGAATTGCTCGGCTGCTATCCGGTGATCGTACCACCCGCACCCGGCTTGCTCTGCGCGCTCGGCGATCTTAGTGCCGACTACCGCGACGAGTTTGCCCGCACCTACATCCGCACCGTCGATCGGGTTGAGCAAGAGGAGATGGTCGGTATGCTGCGTGAACTGGGCCGCGAAGCCCGCGCGATGCTGACCGAAGAGGCCATCCCGCTCGCCCGCCAAGAGATTCGGTATTTCGTCGATATGCGTTATTACCGCCAAGGCTACGAAATGCCGATTGCCATCAGCGAAACCGAGTTTGAGGGCGACCTCATCCCGCTGCTTGTGCAACGCTTTAACGAACTCCACGACCGTACCTACGGCTTCATGCTCGATAGCAATGTTGAGATTGTTAACCTGCGCGCAGTGGGCATTGGTCACGTGACGAAAGTGGAGTTGCCGGAGGCCGAACCGGGCGATCCCGATGCTAGTGTGGCCTACACCGGCGACCACCAAATCTACCGCCATGGTGAATGGATCACGGCCAAACTCTACGACCGCGGCAAACTGCGCCCCGGTATGCAGATCGAAGGGCCGGCTGTTATCACTGAAGTTGATAGCACGACAGTGGTGCTGCCCCACCACACCGCAACCGTCGATCGCTACTTCAACCTGTTGATCAATCGCAGCTAA
- a CDS encoding hydantoinase B/oxoprolinase family protein: MATNLKIASIPQIEIDPVTLDIIENALKNTRYEMDAVLYRTAMSPVIREQHDQFPMITDPHGRMIVGQFGSYIAGLLDHWNQTIEPGDVILLSDPYLCGGAISHINDLLVMLPIFYGEGEHRELIGWASMFGHAQDVGGPLPGSLPTNATTIFGEGLRLPPVKIYERGKLNRAVLDIMLNNVRQPEMNRADLMAIIASCRTAEKRVIELCDRFGKDVYLAATQALLDRTYRAMKELIVRNLPEEPQSFEDYVDDDGLGNGPFKMKLTIWREGHEAYFDWTGTDPQAMGPINFYLNESMFKMFIGVYLIMVFDPQILFNDGFYPLLHVTMPKGSLIQPEFPAALGCRTHALTRLFDVLGGALAKRAPEFTTAAGYGTSPYLLYSGYDKDGEFFYLMEINYGGIPGRPIGDGMDGHSWWPLFTNIPTEYLESYYPIRIERYTSIMDSGGAGFHRGGNGIEKIYTFLEPGEISIHDDRWLTPPWGNVGGKPGSRSTKILVRTDGTRKVLPSKCDQIAVEPGDQLIYRTAGGGGWKDSLTRPAEAVQRDVRYGLVSREKALNDYGVVLIDTLDIDMAATEAKRAELAAARGEIKGFDFGPPLEELLANAEVETGLPAPRKPQPVRWAMARAARRERMAQPAEQREVTVD, translated from the coding sequence ATGGCAACCAATCTCAAAATCGCATCGATTCCCCAGATCGAGATCGATCCGGTCACGCTCGACATTATCGAAAACGCGCTCAAGAACACCCGCTACGAGATGGACGCCGTGCTCTACCGCACGGCGATGAGCCCGGTGATCCGCGAGCAGCACGACCAGTTTCCGATGATTACCGATCCGCACGGGCGGATGATCGTCGGCCAGTTCGGTTCGTATATCGCCGGCCTGCTCGACCATTGGAATCAGACGATCGAACCCGGCGATGTGATTTTACTCTCCGATCCGTATCTCTGTGGCGGCGCGATCAGCCACATCAACGACTTGCTGGTGATGCTGCCGATCTTCTACGGCGAGGGTGAGCATCGCGAACTGATCGGCTGGGCCAGCATGTTCGGCCATGCCCAAGATGTGGGTGGTCCATTGCCCGGCTCGCTGCCTACTAACGCCACCACCATCTTCGGCGAAGGGCTGCGCTTGCCACCGGTCAAGATTTACGAACGCGGCAAACTCAACCGAGCCGTGCTCGACATCATGCTCAACAACGTCCGCCAGCCTGAAATGAACCGCGCCGACCTGATGGCGATCATCGCCAGTTGCCGCACCGCCGAGAAGCGGGTGATCGAGCTGTGCGACCGCTTCGGCAAAGATGTCTATCTGGCAGCCACTCAAGCCCTGCTCGATCGCACCTATCGGGCGATGAAAGAGCTTATCGTGCGCAACTTGCCTGAAGAACCACAGTCGTTTGAAGACTACGTCGATGACGACGGTTTGGGCAATGGACCATTTAAGATGAAACTAACCATTTGGCGTGAAGGGCACGAAGCCTACTTTGACTGGACGGGTACCGACCCGCAGGCGATGGGGCCGATCAACTTCTACCTCAACGAGTCGATGTTCAAGATGTTCATCGGCGTCTACCTGATTATGGTTTTTGACCCACAAATCCTGTTCAACGACGGCTTCTACCCGCTGCTGCACGTCACCATGCCCAAAGGCAGTCTTATCCAGCCGGAGTTTCCGGCTGCACTGGGATGCCGCACCCATGCCCTCACCCGCCTCTTCGACGTGCTCGGCGGTGCGCTGGCCAAGCGGGCGCCGGAGTTTACCACCGCTGCTGGCTATGGCACCTCGCCCTACCTGCTCTATTCCGGCTACGACAAAGACGGCGAATTCTTCTATCTCATGGAGATCAACTACGGTGGTATTCCCGGTCGCCCGATTGGCGACGGAATGGACGGACACTCGTGGTGGCCGCTCTTCACCAACATCCCCACCGAATACCTTGAGAGCTACTACCCGATCCGGATCGAACGCTACACCAGCATCATGGACTCAGGCGGGGCCGGCTTCCACCGTGGCGGGAATGGTATCGAGAAGATCTACACCTTCCTCGAGCCGGGCGAAATCTCGATCCACGACGACCGCTGGTTAACACCGCCGTGGGGCAACGTCGGCGGTAAGCCGGGTAGTCGGTCAACGAAGATTCTTGTGCGTACCGATGGCACACGCAAGGTACTGCCCAGCAAGTGCGACCAAATTGCGGTTGAGCCAGGTGATCAATTGATTTACCGCACTGCCGGTGGCGGCGGTTGGAAAGACTCGCTCACCCGCCCGGCAGAAGCGGTGCAGCGTGATGTACGCTACGGGTTGGTCAGCCGTGAGAAGGCCCTGAATGACTACGGCGTCGTACTGATCGACACGTTAGACATCGACATGGCCGCTACCGAAGCCAAACGCGCCGAGCTGGCTGCTGCCCGTGGCGAAATCAAAGGCTTCGACTTCGGACCGCCGCTGGAAGAGTTGCTGGCCAATGCCGAAGTCGAGACCGGCCTGCCCGCGCCGCGCAAACCGCAACCGGTGCGGTGGGCCATGGCCCGTGCCGCCCGGCGCGAACGCATGGCCCAACCCGCCGAACAACGCGAGGTCACAGTAGACTAG
- a CDS encoding N-carbamoylsarcosine amidohydrolase yields the protein MTSFDHLADDYRQHGLAGRVGFGEQPALLVIDFIKAYTTPGSPLYAAPGVPDAVRASQPVLAVARTAGIPIIYTTVAYAADGRDGGIFVQKVPALRQLTHDSPLIEIVDELHPQAGELVIEKKYASAFFGTHLAATLTALRIDTVIMVGCSTSGCIRASAVDGMQHGFRVIVPRECVGDRAPEPHLANLFDIDGKYGDVVSVAGVIRYLSRFCK from the coding sequence ATGACATCCTTCGACCACCTCGCCGACGACTACCGTCAGCACGGCTTAGCCGGCCGAGTTGGCTTCGGCGAACAGCCGGCGCTGCTGGTAATTGACTTCATCAAGGCCTACACTACACCCGGCTCACCATTGTACGCCGCACCCGGCGTACCGGACGCAGTGCGCGCCAGCCAGCCGGTTCTGGCTGTGGCCCGCACTGCCGGTATCCCGATCATCTACACTACTGTCGCCTATGCAGCCGATGGTCGCGACGGCGGTATCTTCGTACAAAAAGTGCCGGCGCTACGCCAACTCACCCATGACTCGCCGCTGATTGAGATTGTTGATGAGCTGCACCCGCAAGCCGGCGAACTGGTGATCGAAAAGAAATATGCCAGCGCCTTCTTCGGCACCCACCTCGCCGCCACCCTGACCGCCCTCCGCATCGACACCGTGATCATGGTCGGCTGTTCGACCAGCGGCTGCATTCGGGCCAGTGCGGTCGATGGGATGCAACACGGGTTTCGTGTGATCGTCCCGCGTGAATGTGTCGGTGACCGCGCACCCGAACCGCATCTCGCCAATCTCTTCGACATCGATGGCAAATACGGTGATGTGGTATCCGTAGCAGGAGTGATCCGCTATCTGAGCAGGTTCTGTAAGTGA